The Corynebacterium mycetoides genome includes the window TGATGGTGCATGTGACGCTCTCACCCGGGGCGAGGATGCGGCCGGCAGCGAGCGCCGGGCACACCTCAGCGGTGAGCACCCCATCTGCACCGACAACCGCGCTGGCACCGGTCGCGGAGCTAATGGTGCGCCCGGCCAGCGACGAATCAACCACCTGAGCCAGCTCTGCATCGAACACACCGGTGTTTTCCACGGTGTAGGTGATTTCCATCGTCTCGGCAGCATCACCCAAAATCGCGCGGTCGAAAACGCCAGTCACCACACTGATTGGCGTGCCGGGAATGCGCTTGGTTACTTCGAGACCGGGGAATCGGTTCAGTGCTGTGACGGACCACTGATCACCTGCGGTGGATGTGTCCTCCCCGGATGTTGGGAGAGCAACGAAGCTAACCTGCCGGGATGCACCTCCTGCCGCAGGTTCAGTGGTGTCCTTGGTTAATGAGCCGACCTGGGCGATTGTGAAAACGGAATCCACATCGGGGTGTGCGTCATCAGTTTCGATGACGGTGCAGTCCTGGTTGACGGGTATGTCTTTGATGATGTGGGTGCCGCCGGGTTTGAGAGTGAAGGTTTCACCGCCTGGGCTGCAGGATTGAGTGAAGGTGAAGGTGGGTGCGTTGGCGGCGTTGCCTTCGGACAGTTTGCTAAACGCGACGTCGTAAAGCGCGCGCGTATGCGTAATTTCCGTGCCGACAGTGACCACTGGGCTGTCGCTCGGGGCGTCGCCGGGCACTGCAAAGGTGGTTTCCTCGCTGGTAGCGGGAGAAAGTGCCCGGGCGATAAAGCCGAGCGGATGTGGTGCGCCCACATAAGTGTCGCCCTCCCACTGGGCAAAGCGCACGGTCGGGCGGCGGTCACCGTTGACAACTTCCACTTCTCCGCGGGCGGCCAGGGCCGGGCTTGCAGAAAAGTCGACGGTGCACTCGAGGCCGACGGGAACATCGACGAGATCGCCGGTGCTCGGCGCCGGACCGTTTGTGTTCAACGTTCCGCTCGGGACGCTGTCGAGGGCGTACGTCCGCGTGAAGGTGTAGTCCCCGCAGGCGAACTGGGCGGTGTAACCGGCGGGGCTTGCGCCGACGAGGTAGCCGGTGTGCAGCAGTGCCAGGCGCACCGGGGCCATGCGGCGTTCCACGGTGTTGGTGAAGGCGAACTCCGCGGCTTCGCTCACGCCTGGCAGGGGTGCTCGGCCAGACACGCTACCCGGCTCGGCGGTGGCGGTGAGCTCGACGGGAAGCGCGGTCGGGTCGGTCTCGGTTACCTCGCACAGCGCCCCAGCCGGTATTTCAGCCGCAGCCGAAGTGTAGGTCCACTGCTCTCCGGTGGTGTCAAAGTCACTCTTCGCCAGTGACGTCGGCAGCACGTTGGTGCTGCTATACCCGATGGCCTCGCATCGCATGGTGAAGTTGAAGCGCGTCTCATCGGTTATCAGGTCGAGGTCCTTGGCCTGACCGGTCACCCGCTTGCTCAGCGCAACAGGGGCCATTTCATAGGCGTAGCGCTGGTTAAACGCGAACTGGTTTGCGGCGTCGGTGCCCCCGTTGGCAATGATGCCGGGCGAGGTGGTTTCGGCCGCATCTGTCTGCGCGATTGCCGCATTGGCGCCGACGGCCCACTCCGCGTCCTCGGGACGCAGGTATGCCCGCAGCTCACCGAGGCTGAGCTCGACCGGGCCGCGCGCCCCTGCCGTGACCTCACAGTGGGCGCCGACGGGTACCCCGGCAAATGTCGCCGTTTCGTCTGCTGGCACGGTGCGCGCCTGGCGGTAGACCTCGCTCCCAGCGTCCGCTTCCGCGTCACGGCAGGCAAGAGTGAAGGGCACTGCGCTTATCGACGCCCCAATTACGCCGCCCCCAGCTTCAAACTGTTCCCGCACAGCAGGTGGCAGATCAATGGAATTGCTCAGGGTGGCTGTGGTGGAGCTGCGGGAGAACACATTGGTCACTGCTGTCTCATTGCCGCTTGCGCCGACGGTGAAGGTGGCCGGGCCGTCCACGACGGCTGCTGCGCCTCCGGCGGCGATGCGGGTCGAGTGGGTGATCCCGCCCGTGGGCGGAAGGAGATTTTCGGAGACGGTGCATTCCGAACCCTGGGTGACGCCTGGAAGGTTGACGCTGCCGCCGTCGGTGACGGTGCCGGTCACGGTTGTTCCCTGCGTGCCGTCTGGGGCGTGGCACACTACGGCGACGGTGAAGTCGCCGGCCGAGATTGCGTCTCGTCGCGTCGGTGAGATGAGGCGCTGGCCGTCGGCGTCGAACTCCACACGCTTGGTAGCCCTCACGTCTGCCTGCAGGTAGGCGTAGGTTGCGCTGACGTTGAGCACGGACTTCTCACCGATCGTGAACTCCACACCGAAGTCGATGGCGGAAGGGTCGGTGGAGCTCAGTGCAACGACTCTGTCGATGGTGTAGGTGTGTCCGGAAAAGTTGGTGCGCTGCAACGAGTCCGGGGTGGCCTCGGTGATGGTGCAGGTGCTGCCCAGCGGGAGCTTGTCAGCTGGCAAGTGGAACTGCTCCGCATTGCTCAGGGAGAACTCTTCGGTGATGAAGGTCGGGATGGCAACGATCGCCTCGGTCGCTGTGCCGGCGGCGGCATCGGCGATCTGCGCTGCGGCGAGCGTGGCCGGCTGCGGTGCAACTTCGCAGGTCAAGCTGTAGTTCATGCCCCCTGCGGGAATGAGGCTGGCCACACCGTCGAGGCTTTGCGTAACGGTCAGGCCGTCGCCCGCGGAAGCGAAGGTGTTGGTGACGGTACGTGTCGTCACCGGCTGCGAGACGGTGAAGGTGGCATCTGCAACATTGGTGGACATGCGGACACTTTGGGTCAGTTGCGGCTGGTCCTCACTGAAAGAGCAGCTGTTACCGTAAGGCACACCCATGACACCACCCTGATCATTGGCGGCGGGATTGTCTGCGCGTAATGCTGCGGTCGACCCGCCGAGAATCTCGGCGGAACCGGACAGATCGATTACGCTCCCGCCGATGGTGCGGGTGCCACAGTTGAAGCGGATGGTGAAGGAGTTTGGAATCACTGCGGTGGTGGTGCTGGTGACCACCTTGGACACCGACACGGTGCCGAGCCGGGGGTTGTAGGTGTTGGTCAAGGTGATGATGTGCTGCTCTTGGCCGGGTGTCGCCCACACCGTGAGGATTGGCGTTGTCTGAGCAGCCGCGTTGTCCACTACCGTCTGGCGCCCGCCGGCGTCAGTGGACTGCAGCTTCGCGCCGGCGAACAAGGTATTCGCCGTGTCGCCTGGCGTGTTCTCCCACACGTTGCAGTTTGAGCCAACCGGAATCGCGGTGATGGCGGCTTCGGAGCCGCTTCCGCCGAGGCTCTTCGTGCCGGTGAAAACCTTGCCGGAGGGCGCGGTGCACCGGTAATTCACGGTGTAGGAAGGATTGCTTAGGTCGGGGCTTGTGGCGGCGGGACCGTCGATATGCTTGCGAACTGCGATGTCTCGGGTGTTGTAGACGTATGTGGTGCGGATGCTCATCAAACCGGTCACGCCCTGGGTGTCCGGCAGGGAAAAATGGTAGGTGTTCGGCGCGGCCGCGTCCGGTTGGACAGTCTGGCCGCCGAAGGTCACCGTGCGGTTATCCACCCGGATTTGGCCGGACTGCACCTGCGGCAACTCAGTCAGCGGGCGGATGGTGCAATCCTGGGCAACGGGGACATCGGTGATGTCTGCGGTTCCCGCCACCACCGTTGCCGTTCGCGTGGTGTTGAGGGTGACTACTTTGCGGCCGAGATTCGATGCGACGCAGATGAGCTCCACATCGAAGGCGCTGAGGTTGACACCGTCTGCGATTGGCTCGCCGAGCAGCTCAGTGCTCAGGCGCAGAGTGCCGGAGCGGTAGTCATAGCGGTTGGTGGCGTACGCCGGATTTGTCGCACCGAGGGTGACCGAGTAAGTGTTCACTCCCCCGTTCGGTGCTGCTGGAGCGGTGGTGGAAGCGGAATTCCACTGCAGGTCGTGGCTCACGCCGGCAGGTGGTGTTGAGGTAGTGCGTGACTCTGTCACAGTGCATTGCGCGCCCCGGGGCAGGTTCGGTGCTGTCTGGGTTGCGCCGTGGGCAAGCGTAACTGTGTTCTGGAGTTT containing:
- a CDS encoding DUF5979 domain-containing protein; protein product: MLRIRRVGAVFAALLIALSIIAVPGNAPQAQAQTTTQDSLNFGDCAMRIGTGTAEAWANQICWIDAKGLTANGTVTKKIGGYTLTFNVNVATDGALSTLTNPGWNLAAFGKAGTGFFERNPNATVQDVLQMNYTSQPNPSARITLSNVALTDPSGRTVSNLRLLVADAESTGAGTPGEIISVESGNGGVDILGRVTPSGSYPACTRTDAIFGPATEPARSEWKNAGGRVRDFVCYTRSSGTYGTFVVGADNPGSLEISMGTDNRGAQGVALGIAIGRVTFGSANQLATVDSAFENAATGTASTANYQAFQLDNGIYSEIPVSPNTTTPVVRRIGAGAVPQDSYAFRSTANTADGQAFNRYDPVWSCTLTNTAGTPESFTIREGVAAPAGFVLANDKAAGTSEVRVAAAQNRAVNCAVRWESRFQPAAIELKKTVTGSAANFRDVQGRTFDITYACADVPGTGPGSPLFTNAYPGVKLQNTVTLAHGATQTAPNLPRGAQCTVTESRTTSTPPAGVSHDLQWNSASTTAPAAPNGGVNTYSVTLGATNPAYATNRYDYRSGTLRLSTELLGEPIADGVNLSAFDVELICVASNLGRKVVTLNTTRTATVVAGTADITDVPVAQDCTIRPLTELPQVQSGQIRVDNRTVTFGGQTVQPDAAAPNTYHFSLPDTQGVTGLMSIRTTYVYNTRDIAVRKHIDGPAATSPDLSNPSYTVNYRCTAPSGKVFTGTKSLGGSGSEAAITAIPVGSNCNVWENTPGDTANTLFAGAKLQSTDAGGRQTVVDNAAAQTTPILTVWATPGQEQHIITLTNTYNPRLGTVSVSKVVTSTTTAVIPNSFTIRFNCGTRTIGGSVIDLSGSAEILGGSTAALRADNPAANDQGGVMGVPYGNSCSFSEDQPQLTQSVRMSTNVADATFTVSQPVTTRTVTNTFASAGDGLTVTQSLDGVASLIPAGGMNYSLTCEVAPQPATLAAAQIADAAAGTATEAIVAIPTFITEEFSLSNAEQFHLPADKLPLGSTCTITEATPDSLQRTNFSGHTYTIDRVVALSSTDPSAIDFGVEFTIGEKSVLNVSATYAYLQADVRATKRVEFDADGQRLISPTRRDAISAGDFTVAVVCHAPDGTQGTTVTGTVTDGGSVNLPGVTQGSECTVSENLLPPTGGITHSTRIAAGGAAAVVDGPATFTVGASGNETAVTNVFSRSSTTATLSNSIDLPPAVREQFEAGGGVIGASISAVPFTLACRDAEADAGSEVYRQARTVPADETATFAGVPVGAHCEVTAGARGPVELSLGELRAYLRPEDAEWAVGANAAIAQTDAAETTSPGIIANGGTDAANQFAFNQRYAYEMAPVALSKRVTGQAKDLDLITDETRFNFTMRCEAIGYSSTNVLPTSLAKSDFDTTGEQWTYTSAAAEIPAGALCEVTETDPTALPVELTATAEPGSVSGRAPLPGVSEAAEFAFTNTVERRMAPVRLALLHTGYLVGASPAGYTAQFACGDYTFTRTYALDSVPSGTLNTNGPAPSTGDLVDVPVGLECTVDFSASPALAARGEVEVVNGDRRPTVRFAQWEGDTYVGAPHPLGFIARALSPATSEETTFAVPGDAPSDSPVVTVGTEITHTRALYDVAFSKLSEGNAANAPTFTFTQSCSPGGETFTLKPGGTHIIKDIPVNQDCTVIETDDAHPDVDSVFTIAQVGSLTKDTTEPAAGGASRQVSFVALPTSGEDTSTAGDQWSVTALNRFPGLEVTKRIPGTPISVVTGVFDRAILGDAAETMEITYTVENTGVFDAELAQVVDSSLAGRTISSATGASAVVGADGVLTAEVCPALAAGRILAPGESVTCTINVDISDQPRNANYSYFGDVEVHATSNGQTFTATDGYGAFRMSGLIGAMLPDTGVQTLVWLLVLGLLLFGVGAWRYLRRDDAEIEAGESVEAR